In Paenibacillus dendritiformis, the DNA window CATGGTGGCGCCGACGTCGGTCGATCTTGCGTTGGAGTCGTCCGGCGTGTCGGTGTCATAGACGACTTGTTGAATGTTGTCCATGCCGAGCTCGATTGTTTCTGCACCTTCTACTCTGAGAATGAATCCCATGGATACTACCTCCTTGAATGTGGATGAAATTGATGCCGGAGGCGATGAACGCTTCCGGGATTTATGTAGAGAGGCGAGCCTGGTGAAGCACGCCTCCAACATACGTTGCCAGAATCCGGCCATGCGGGTTACGCCTTGACCGGCGTCGTGCCCTTCGTGATCATGACTTCAAGATTCTTCACATTGCCATTGAACACGAGATCGATATGGCACAGATTGCTCTTGTCATCGATGATATAGGACATGTCGTCGCCGTCTTGAATGATGGAGTTGACATACCCGCGCGTACCGAGCCATTTGCTCTTTTGGCTGCTTGGGTTGTTGCTGAAGAACTTGACGATGTTCTCATGCTTGAAGTCGCCCGTCTGGAAGCGCAAAATGCGCTCGATATACGTGCTGACCAGGGTCTTGTAGAGCGGATCGAACCCGCCCTCCGTCATCGCCATGCTTCTCGCCTTGTACACCGTGATGCGCTTGATATCCTTGTCCTGCAGCTGGGCATTCTCGGAGGAGAAGACGAAGCCGAAGTTTTTCCGGTTAATCGCATCCTTGATGTTGTTCGTGAAGCCGGTAATCTCCTTCGCCATGGTCGTGACGGCGCGCAGCGCATGGTCGCTGGCCTCGATATCGAATCTAACGCCCGGATATTCCCGACTCACGTTTTTGAAGGATTCGCGCAAATATTCCGGACACTGGTACGCAGCCACGATGCCGGCGGCAACATAAGCCGCTCCGATATAGACGCCCTCGATCCACAGCTTGAGAATATCCTCCTTCTCCTTGGACAACTGAACGCCATGCTCCGTCTGCAGCATGCGGCTGTCGATGACGACGCCGGACTTGTCCTTCGGAATGACCGTGAAGTTCGGGACGCACGGAATCGCGAATTCGCTGTAATCCTTGCGCACCATAACGCTGCACTTGTCGATATATTTGTCGAGGCCGGAGGTCGCCATGCTGCTGAAGGTGGTCTCTTCGCCCGTCTCGAAGCTGAAGAAGACCTGAACCTTGTAGTCCTTGACGACTTGAAGCAGCATCGTCAGCGACTCCATCGTATTTCCATCCTGCTTCACGGCCTTCCCGTTGCCCCGGAAGCGCTCGCGGGTCACCTTCACCTTGCCCGCCGATTCCAGCTCCACCGAAGGCACGATGCCGAACCAGATCGTGTCGGAGAATTCGTTTTTGGAGTTCACCGTGTTCAGATACGTCTCCAGGCGCGGAATATTGTTGCTCTTCACCGTCATATCCAGCGTGGCGTTCGTGATGAGCAGCGACGGCTGCATCCCTTTATTCTTGGTTGCATACTGGTCGAAGAACATGCGCACGCCCAGGATTTTCTCCACAAGCGGCTTGACAGTCTTCACGAAATCGTCCTTCGCGTTCTTGTAAAACTCCAAATAGGTATTGTAATTCTGCACTTCCGTCTCGACATCCACCTCGGTCTGCACGACCGGCAGCGGACAGAACGTGCGGACGACCAGGTCCT includes these proteins:
- a CDS encoding transcriptional regulator, producing MDIINQTNRAMLFEEINPEKLDLLTIVGDVRGIDSLSDDKIKEINEHLLVRSFDEFLDKFSPSVYSFFNAANQKVMYTLKKPEGIAEDCISEIKIDQSNDFLKMLFTLIDTKRSQGITNVDFKFENLLDMISPKKVMDDIRQVRKEIHYLYTQYDKLDEGDPKKLDLGDKLNTMFEDASKNYNNVMAMLPLAIEDIKTRLLLGGSREENQAEAIQIGMLTIGDSGELKIIEAPKSESTELMLMEENTSTGLATVFEEDYESISETPSAYVKDLVVRTFCPLPVVQTEVDVETEVQNYNTYLEFYKNAKDDFVKTVKPLVEKILGVRMFFDQYATKNKGMQPSLLITNATLDMTVKSNNIPRLETYLNTVNSKNEFSDTIWFGIVPSVELESAGKVKVTRERFRGNGKAVKQDGNTMESLTMLLQVVKDYKVQVFFSFETGEETTFSSMATSGLDKYIDKCSVMVRKDYSEFAIPCVPNFTVIPKDKSGVVIDSRMLQTEHGVQLSKEKEDILKLWIEGVYIGAAYVAAGIVAAYQCPEYLRESFKNVSREYPGVRFDIEASDHALRAVTTMAKEITGFTNNIKDAINRKNFGFVFSSENAQLQDKDIKRITVYKARSMAMTEGGFDPLYKTLVSTYIERILRFQTGDFKHENIVKFFSNNPSSQKSKWLGTRGYVNSIIQDGDDMSYIIDDKSNLCHIDLVFNGNVKNLEVMITKGTTPVKA